Genomic window (Streptomyces sp. TG1A-60):
TAGAGGAAGACGATCTCGATATCGAAGATGATGAAGAGCATCGCCGTCAGGTAGTACTTGATCGGGAAGCGCCCGCCGCCGGCCGGCGTCGGGGTCGGCTCGATCCCGCACTCGTAGGCCTCGAGTTTGGCCCGGTTGTAGCGCTTCGGACCGATCAGCGTGGCCATGATCACGGAGAAGATCGCAAAGCCTGCCCCGAGGGCTCCCAGTACGAGGATGGGCGCATACGCGTTCACCGCTCCTCGCTCCTCTCAGTCGGCACTGACTGCTGGCGGATTGTGTGGTCTTGCTCTCCCGCCCCACCTGCCCCACGAACCCCGCCCGTTCCGACGAAGATCGCGAACATGTGAAGCAGGTCACAAGCTCAACTGCCTTGCATCCTATGCCTGCCGGTCTGTGATCTGCGACACGGGGTGCGGCAGAGAGTTTGTGATCTCCACCACCTGACGAACGATCATGAAGTCGGATGGGCGACGATCTTCACACGTGAAGCGCCAGACCGATCACGAGAAGCGACATCTTCACTCATCACCCCTGGTCACGAGGGGCATCTCCATATCAAGAGAGTTCTGCTGCATGCAAATTGGTGCGGGGCGGCGTCGCTTGGTAGTGCGCCGCGTTCACGCTCGGGAGGGAGGTCGGACGGCCGAGATGGACGCGTGCGCGCGTTCACGAGCGACGGCGACGCGGCATCCCGCGCGAGACGCGGCCGGATCGGTGACCGTTCCGTGACCTGCGCCACACCAAAGAGAGATCGAATCAGCGGGCCTTGGCCACTCGGCGCAATCAATGGTAAGCACAGGGCAATTCAGACATAATCACGAAAGAACATGATCACGGGCTTGTTCGACCGTGCCCGCAATGCCCGCTACGGCACCAATAAAGAGTGACGCACAGGAAATTCGAGGCCTCCGTTGAACAACTGTGGCGCAGCACACGTTTCTTGAAGGTATGGAGGAGTCGCTGGTACCGCTTGTACCCATGTCCCACACCGCTCACATACGCAGCCACCGGAAACCCCGCCGCAACGCGTCCTCGATCGCGATGCGCGCCGGAGTCGCCGGTGGCGTTCTCAGCACCGTGGCAGTGGCCGGCGCATCGACGTCGGCGTTCGCCGCGGAGCCGGTGACGCAGACGCTCGAACTGCCCACCCTCACGGCCGACCTGGCCACGCAGGCCGCGCAGTCCGCGGACGCCACGCAGGCGATGGCGGCCGACTACCAGTTGCAGGCCGAGCGTGACACGGCTGCCGAAGAGGCGGCCAAGCAGGCCGACAAGGACCTCGCCAAGGCCAAGAAGGAGGAGGCCCGCAAGAAGGCCGCCGCCGAGGCCGAGCGCAAGGCCGCCGCCGAGAGGGCCTCGCGGAACACCGAGCGGACCACCCTCACCACGTCCACCGCGTCGACGGTCACGACTCCGCCCACCGGCGGCAGCGTCGACACGGTCGTCGGCTTCCTCAAGGCGCAGCTCGGCGACGCGTACGTCCTGGGCGCCACGGGCCCCAACGCGTGGGACTGCTCCTCGCTCATCCAGGCCGCGTTCAAGCAGGTCGGCGTGGACCTTCCCCGGGTCTCGCAGGACCAGTCGATGCAGGGCACCGAGGTCTCGCTGTCCAACCTGCAGGTCGGCGACATCCTGTACTGGGGCTCGAAGGGCTCCGCGCACCACGTGGGCGTCTACATCGGGAACGGCCAGTACCTCGACGCGGCGAACCCCTCCAAGGGCGTCGTCATCCAGGATCTCTCCGGCTACCCGGCGACGGGAGCCGTGCGCGTGCTCTGACCCACGCGGTCGCACAGCGCCTTTCGGAGGGCCGCTCCCCTGACCGGGGCAGCGGCCCCCGGGCTGCCCGCAGAAGGGCCCACAGATGGCCCTCAGGGCGCTCTCAGCCCTACCCGCGGGCGCCCGGCAGGCCGAGCCGGGCGCCCGCGGCGGCGGACGAGGCGGGTGCCCGGACGGACGGTAACACCCCGGTCACCCACCGCGTCCTCGCGGGGCGCCCTCACGCCTTCGGCGCCACCTTGCTCAGGCCGTTGATGATGCGGTCCATCGCGTCACCGCCCGTGGGGTCGGTGAGGTTGGCCAGCATCTTCAGCGTGAACTTCATCAGGAGCGGGTGGGTGAGACCCCGCTGCGTGGCGAGCTTCATGACCTTGGGGTTGCCGATGAGCTTCACGAAGGCACGGCCCATCGTGTAGTAGCCGCCGTAGGTGTCCTTGAGGACCTGCGGATAGCGCTGGAGGGCGAGTTCGCGCTGGCCGGGGGTGGCGCGGGCATGGGCCTGCACGATGATGTCCGCGGCGATCTGGCCGGACTCCATGGCGTAGGCGATGCCCTCGCCGTTGAAGGGGTTCACCAGACCGCCGGCGTCGCCGACCAGCAGCAGGCCCTTGGTGTAGTGGGGTTGGCGGTTGAAGGCCATCGGGAGGGCGGCGCCGCGAATGGGGCCCGTCATGTTCTCGGGGGTGTAGCCCCATTCCTGGGGCATCGACGCGCACCAGGCCTTCAGGACCTCGCGCCAGTCCAGCTCCTTGAAGGAGGCGGAGGTGTTGAGGACGCCCAGGCCGACGTTGGACGTGCCGTCTCCCATGCCGAAGATCCAGCCGTACCCCGGCAGGAGACGGTCCTCTCCCGGGCCCCGGCGGTCCCAGAGCTCCAGCCAGGACTCCAGGTAGTCGTCGTCGTGGCGCGGGGAGGTGAAGTACGTACGGACCGCGACGCCCATCGGGCGGTCCTCGCGGCGGTGCAGGCCCATCGCGAGGGAGAGGCGCGTGGAGTTGCCGTCGGCCGCCACCACCAGCGGGGCGTGGAAGGTGACTTCCCGCTTCTCGTCGCCGAGCTTGGCGTGGACACCGGTGATACGGCCCGTGCGGTCGTCGATGACCGGCGCGCCGACGTTGCAGAGCTCGTGCAGCCGGGCGCCGGCCTTCTGGGCCTGGCGGGCGAGCTGCTCGTCGAAGTCGTCGCGCTTGCGGACGAGTCCGTAGTCCGGGTACGAGGCGAGTTCCGGCCAGTCGAGCTGGAGACGGACGCCGCCGCCGATGATCCGCAGGCCCTTGTTGCGGAGCCAGCCGGCCTCCTCGGAGATGTCGATGCCCATCGACACGAGCTGCTTGGTGGCACGGGGCGTGAGGCCGTCACCGCAGACCTTCTCCCTGGGGAAGCTGGTCTTCTCCAGGAGCAGTACGTCGAGCCCGGCCTTCGCCAGGTAGTACGCGGTGGTGGAACCGGCTGGCCCGGCCCCGACGACGATCACATCGGCGGTGTGTTCGGTAAGGGGCTGGGGCTCGGTCACGACGGGGTCTCCCCAAGAAGTAGAAGGATCGAAGCAGAGGTTCGCCGGACGACCAGAGAACCGGACGACCAGAGATCTGGAGAACCAGAGGTCTGGGAACCGAAGATCTGAAAGACCGGAAAACATGTGCCGACAGGCATCGGACATGGGCAGTCTATTCAGCGGTACCGATCACCGGCTGAAGGGCTGCCCTGTGAACCGAGCTCTGCCCGACGTACGGCTGCGCGTCCCCACCGACGAGGACGCCTTCGCCTGGCACCGGATCTTCGACGATCCCGATGTCATGGAGTTCCACGGCGGCAAGTCCGCCGAGCTGTCCGTCTACGAGGAGCTCACCGCGCGCCAGCGGCGCCACGACGCCGAGTTCGGGTTCTGTCTGTGGACCATGCTCGACGAGGAGGGCCGGGCCATCGGCTTCACCGGCGCCCAGCCGTGGCCCCGGGAGTGGGGCCCGGCCGGTGAGATCGAGATCGGCTGGCGGCTCGCCCGCGCTCACTGGGGCAAGGGGTATGTGACGGCTGCCGCGCTGCAGGCCCTGGAGCGGGTGCGGGCGACCGGCGTCGGCAACGTCGTCGCCATGGTCGACGCCCGCAACGAGCGGTCCATCGCCGTCACCCGGCGGCTGGGCATGGAGCTGGCGGAGAAGTACACGACGCCGCTCTCGCGGCAGGTGGGGCACTGCTACCGGCTGGCGCTCTGACGGGGTCGAGGACGCGGCAGGCCCGGCGCCGGCCTCACCAGGTGAACCTGAGCCCTACGGCTGGGCCTTGAACCCTCGGTGCAGGGCGACGACCCCACCCGTGAGGTTCCGCCACGCCACCTTGTCCCAGCCGGCCTTCCGGAGGCGCTCGGCCAGACCCGCCTGGCCGGGCCAGGCGCGGATGGACTCGGCGAGGTAGACGTACGCGTCCGGGTTGGAGGACACCGCGCGGGCGACCGACGGCAGGGCGCGCATCAGGTACTCGGTGTAGACGGTCCGGAAGGGCGTCCACGTCGGGTGGGAGAACTCGCAGATCACGACCCGGCCGCCGGGCTTGGTCACCCGGTACAGCTCGCGCAGCGCGGTGTCGGTGTCCTGCACGTTCCGCAGGCCGAAGGAGATGGTCACCGCGTCGAAGGTGTCGTCCTTGAACGGCAGCTTCGTCGCGTCGCCCGCGGTGAACGGCAGCCAGGAGGTGCGCTCCTTGCCGACCCGGAGCATGCCGAGGGAGAAGTCGCACGGGACGACGTACGCGCCGGTCTGCGCGAAGGGCAGCGAGGAGGTGCCCGTGCCGGCGGCCAGGTCCAGGATCTTCTGCGCGGGGCGGGCGTCCACCGCCCGCGCGACCTCCTTGCGCCAGCGCCGGTCCTGCCCGAGGGACAGCACGTCGTTGGTCAGGTCGTACCGTTTCGCCACTCGGTCGAACATCGAGGCGACTTCGTGCGGCTGCTTGTCCAGGGATGCGCGGGTCACCAGCCCATTGTGGCAGTACGGGCCGGGCGTCCACGCGGCGCCCGCGTACCAGGAGCCGGACGCCCTCGCGGTGGGCGAGGCCGAGGAACCCGCCGAGGCGGACGGCGCGGTGCTCGACTCGGCCGACGACAAGGCCGACCGCGGTGACCTCGGACGGGGGTGTCGGGGGTGAGCCGGATCTTGTCGGCGCCGGCGATCGTCAGGCCGGTGCCGAGGCGGCCGTGCACGTCCGGCTCGCATCGACGTGGGTCAGCCGGGCGGTCGCTCTCAGCGGCGGCGGTGCACCAGGCGGCCCGCGCACACCGTCGCGACGCACCTGCCGGAGTCGTCGAAGACGGCGAGGTCGGCGCGGCCGGTGTCGGTGATCGCCGGGGGGCGGGTGCGGGGGAGCACGACCACGTCGTTCCGCTGTGCGGCGGCGCGGAGTTCGGGGGTGTCCGCGTGCCCCGCCAGGACCGCGACCGCGCCCGACTTCAGCACCGCGTGAATGCGCTCACGGGGTGTCGGCGCGTCCGGGAGCGGGCCTTCATGGACGCGGGCGGGCCCGAGAACACCGGGCCACCGCCGCACGCGGGCGTCCGGGAACCGCTGCTGGACCTCCGCCAGCGGTCCCACGGCACACACCCGGCTGCCGTCCACGGCGACGGCACCGTCCTCGACCGGCTCCGGGTCGTCCCACGTGTGCCGCACCTCGTCGGCGGCGTGAATGGTCAGCACGTCGGGCTAGTTGGCGCTCAGCAGCTTCAGTTCGGGGTGGGCGGTGCCGCCCTCGATGGCCGTGGAGGAGATGTGGGACATGACGCGCTCGTCGACGGGATCGTCCGCCGGGTCGTCGTGGACGACGATGTGCTCGTACGTCGTCGTCCGCTGGGCGGGGACGCGGCCCGCCCTGCGGATCAGGTCGATGATCTCCATGCGGTTGGAGCGGTGCTTGGCGCCGGCGGAGGAGACGACGTTCTCCTCCAGCATGATCGAGCCGAGGTCGTCCGCGCCGTAGTGCAGGGAGAGCTGGCCGATCTCCTTGCCGGTGGTGAGCCAGGAGCCCTGGATGTGGGCGATGTTGTCCATGAAGAGCCGGGCGATGGCGATCATGCGCAGGTACTCGAAGAGCGTGGCCTGCGTACGGCCCTTGAGGTGGTTGTTCTCGGGCTGGTAGGTGTACGGGATGAAGGCCCGGAAGCCGCCCGTCCGGTCCTGGACCTCACGGATCATCCGCAGGTGCTCGATGCGCTCGGCATTGGTCTCGCCGGTGCCCATGAGCATGGTGGACGTGGACTCGACGCCCAGGTTGTGGGCGATCTCCATGATCTCCAGCCAGCGCTCGCCGGACTCCTTGAGGGGCGCGATGGCCTTGCGGGGGCGCGCGGGGAGCAACTCCGCGCCGGCGCCCGCGAAGGAGTCGAGACCGGCCGCGTGGATACGCGTGATCGCCTCCTCCACGTCCACCTTCGAGATACGGGCCATGTGCTCGACCTCGGACGCGCCGAGGGAGTGGATGACCAACTGCGGGAACGCCTTCTTGATGGCGGCGAAATGCTCCTCGTAGTACTCCACCCCGTAGTCCGGGTGGTGCCCGCCCTGGAACATGATCTGCGTGCCGCCCAGCTCGACGGTCTCCGCGCAGCGGCGCAGAATGTCGTCGAGGTCACGCGTCCAGCCCTTGTCCTTGGCCTTCGGCGGGGCGTAGAACGCGCAGAACCTGCATGCCGTCACGCAGACGTTCGTGTAGTTGATGTTCCGCTCGATGATGTACGTGGCGATGTGCTCCGTGCCCGCGTACCGCCGTCGGCGCACGGCGTCGGCGGCGGCGCCGAGCGCGTGCAGCGGCGCGTCGCGGTACAGCTCCAGCGCCTCCTCCGGCGTGATCCGCCCACCCTCGGCGGCACGGTCGAGAACGGACTGGAGATCGGCCTTCTCGGTCACCGGGGGCGTCCCTTTCGTAAGGGTTGAACGGACCGGGCCAGCCTACGCCAGGGGCGGGACCGGCCGACGTCAGCCCTTCCGCCTGTGGACAACTCCGGGGGCGGGAGGTCCGCTTCAGGCCGCGTACGCCTCCAGCAGCAGTCCGACGTACGCTCCCGCGATCATGAACGGGCCCAGGGCGACCAGCTGTCCGCGTACGGCGCGGCCCCGGGCCGCCAGGACCAGGGTGTACCCGCTGCCGATGAGCGCGCCGGCGAACGTGCCGAGATACAGGGCGCCCCAGCCGTACCAGCCGAGGGCGGCGCCGAGGCCCAGGGCCAGCTTCACGTCGCCGAAGCCGAGGGCCACGGGTCTGATGAGGAAGAAGAGGAAGTAGAGGCCGCCGAGGGCGAGCGCGCCGTATGCCGCCGTGCGCCACTGTCCCGCGTGCTCGGGCACGAGTGCCGCCACGCCCAGCAGGGTGAGGGCCAGGGCCGCGAACGGCAGGGTCAGGGGGTCCGGGAGCCGTTGTGCCTTCACGTCCACGAGGGTGAGGAGCACGCCGAGCGGCGCGAGGAGCAGCCATACGCCGAGTTCGGGGCGGGGGCCGGTGGCCAGGGCGAGGGTGGCGCAGACGAGGGCGGTCGCGGTGGCGACGGTGCGGGTGCGAGGGCCGTATGCGCAGGTGGGTGAGGTGGCCGGAGGGCCGGGTTTCGTGCAGCGGGCCGGGCCCAGCCAGCCGCTCGCGACGCCGGTGATGCGGTGACCGGCGGGGCACTCCTGCTGCCAGGGGGATTCCTCGTCGACCGTGAGGCGGTAGGCGGGGCGGGGGAGGAGGGTGCCTGTGACCGCGCCCCACAGGGCGGCGGTCGCGGTCAGTGCGATCAGCCAGGGGTCGGGGTCCACGGGGGCAGCCTATGGCTTTCGCCCCTGCCGCCCCTACCCGTCCCCTCCTCCAGGGCTGCACCCTTCGACCCCCCTTGGCGCCTGAGAGCTCGGGGGTTGGAGTGTGTTGGCGGGTGCGGGTTCGCTGCGGTTGATCGCGCGGTTACCCGCGCCCCTGAGAAGCAGGAGCCGCGCTGCTGTGGTTGGCT
Coding sequences:
- the mqnC gene encoding cyclic dehypoxanthinyl futalosine synthase codes for the protein MTEKADLQSVLDRAAEGGRITPEEALELYRDAPLHALGAAADAVRRRRYAGTEHIATYIIERNINYTNVCVTACRFCAFYAPPKAKDKGWTRDLDDILRRCAETVELGGTQIMFQGGHHPDYGVEYYEEHFAAIKKAFPQLVIHSLGASEVEHMARISKVDVEEAITRIHAAGLDSFAGAGAELLPARPRKAIAPLKESGERWLEIMEIAHNLGVESTSTMLMGTGETNAERIEHLRMIREVQDRTGGFRAFIPYTYQPENNHLKGRTQATLFEYLRMIAIARLFMDNIAHIQGSWLTTGKEIGQLSLHYGADDLGSIMLEENVVSSAGAKHRSNRMEIIDLIRRAGRVPAQRTTTYEHIVVHDDPADDPVDERVMSHISSTAIEGGTAHPELKLLSAN
- a CDS encoding NADH-quinone oxidoreductase subunit A — encoded protein: MNAYAPILVLGALGAGFAIFSVIMATLIGPKRYNRAKLEAYECGIEPTPTPAGGGRFPIKYYLTAMLFIIFDIEIVFLYPWAVTFDALGVFGLVEMLLFVLTVFVAYAYVWRRGGLEWD
- a CDS encoding demethylmenaquinone methyltransferase — protein: MTRASLDKQPHEVASMFDRVAKRYDLTNDVLSLGQDRRWRKEVARAVDARPAQKILDLAAGTGTSSLPFAQTGAYVVPCDFSLGMLRVGKERTSWLPFTAGDATKLPFKDDTFDAVTISFGLRNVQDTDTALRELYRVTKPGGRVVICEFSHPTWTPFRTVYTEYLMRALPSVARAVSSNPDAYVYLAESIRAWPGQAGLAERLRKAGWDKVAWRNLTGGVVALHRGFKAQP
- a CDS encoding C40 family peptidase, whose translation is MEESLVPLVPMSHTAHIRSHRKPRRNASSIAMRAGVAGGVLSTVAVAGASTSAFAAEPVTQTLELPTLTADLATQAAQSADATQAMAADYQLQAERDTAAEEAAKQADKDLAKAKKEEARKKAAAEAERKAAAERASRNTERTTLTTSTASTVTTPPTGGSVDTVVGFLKAQLGDAYVLGATGPNAWDCSSLIQAAFKQVGVDLPRVSQDQSMQGTEVSLSNLQVGDILYWGSKGSAHHVGVYIGNGQYLDAANPSKGVVIQDLSGYPATGAVRVL
- a CDS encoding geranylgeranyl reductase family protein — protein: MTEPQPLTEHTADVIVVGAGPAGSTTAYYLAKAGLDVLLLEKTSFPREKVCGDGLTPRATKQLVSMGIDISEEAGWLRNKGLRIIGGGVRLQLDWPELASYPDYGLVRKRDDFDEQLARQAQKAGARLHELCNVGAPVIDDRTGRITGVHAKLGDEKREVTFHAPLVVAADGNSTRLSLAMGLHRREDRPMGVAVRTYFTSPRHDDDYLESWLELWDRRGPGEDRLLPGYGWIFGMGDGTSNVGLGVLNTSASFKELDWREVLKAWCASMPQEWGYTPENMTGPIRGAALPMAFNRQPHYTKGLLLVGDAGGLVNPFNGEGIAYAMESGQIAADIIVQAHARATPGQRELALQRYPQVLKDTYGGYYTMGRAFVKLIGNPKVMKLATQRGLTHPLLMKFTLKMLANLTDPTGGDAMDRIINGLSKVAPKA
- a CDS encoding GNAT family N-acetyltransferase codes for the protein MNRALPDVRLRVPTDEDAFAWHRIFDDPDVMEFHGGKSAELSVYEELTARQRRHDAEFGFCLWTMLDEEGRAIGFTGAQPWPREWGPAGEIEIGWRLARAHWGKGYVTAAALQALERVRATGVGNVVAMVDARNERSIAVTRRLGMELAEKYTTPLSRQVGHCYRLAL
- a CDS encoding A24 family peptidase encodes the protein MDPDPWLIALTATAALWGAVTGTLLPRPAYRLTVDEESPWQQECPAGHRITGVASGWLGPARCTKPGPPATSPTCAYGPRTRTVATATALVCATLALATGPRPELGVWLLLAPLGVLLTLVDVKAQRLPDPLTLPFAALALTLLGVAALVPEHAGQWRTAAYGALALGGLYFLFFLIRPVALGFGDVKLALGLGAALGWYGWGALYLGTFAGALIGSGYTLVLAARGRAVRGQLVALGPFMIAGAYVGLLLEAYAA